In the Styela clava chromosome 8, kaStyClav1.hap1.2, whole genome shotgun sequence genome, one interval contains:
- the LOC120346216 gene encoding uncharacterized protein LOC120346216 isoform X1, which yields MEQSYYSMYIHNHYGKVIPAANSFENPDAAGWVYKLINEGFMRKRWRKRYCVLSNGVLYLYEQQKSDGTEKTCSTVNLKHYAECVKAPRKQCKKSPNTVVIEPIKKKEDKTESTKNSKQINREFLYTETPEDQEKWLAKLKESLSMTNIGGDSKLKHITKTRARPPRGGGGNRRPPTKQHLKERAMMSEVSLDSQEAETANSESIKKRGNIPVLALRPPPGSGKVPLKSPTLSQTGVTGTNEEIENVPNNDDMTATPTVSSPTSPKPPPAALKPKLSKFIVRNGSVGSSGSHESLPPLLESGPMVDDETTIDDTEKLSSSPSSKTSSLDRMDKASVNSLSNSDCPPSPPPPLLDNSTNVDENHNDEEATEESVVRSEKLETLKEKFNLKLKKNERILKARSMMDLDRDADNEEPLPPPPSPPPSPPAETESNGDFPIEETKKCKKRKGSVKARPSSLVIDV from the exons ATGGAGCAAAGCTACTATTCAATGTACATACACAATCACTATGGCAAG GTTATACCGGCAGCGAACTCATTTGAAAATCCCGATGCTGCAGGATGggtttataaattaataaacgAAGGTTTCATGAGAAAGCGTTGGCGTAAAAGATACTGTGTACTTTCCAACGGAGTTCTTTATTTATATGAGCAACaa aaatcgGACGGCACTGAAAAAACATGCAGCACTGTGAACCTAAAACATTACGCAGAATGTGTAAAAGCTCCGAGAAAGCAATGTAAGAAAAGTCCGAATACCGTAGTTATTGAACCAATAAAAAAGAAAGAAGATAAGACGGAATCAACAAAGAATTCCAAACAA ATAAACCGCGAATTTTTGTACACTGAAACACCTGAGGATCAGGAAAAATGGCTTGCCAAGCTAAAAGAATCATTGTCGATGACAAATATT GGCGGAGATTCTAAGTTAAAACATATAACAAAAACAAGAGCACGGCCACCAAGAGGCGGAGGAGGAAATAGACGTCCACCAACTAAACAACATCTCAAAGAGagg GCAATGATGTCAGAAGTGTCTTTAGATTCCCAAGAAGCTGAGACTGCAAATAGCG aatcaaTCAAAAAGCGAGGAAATATTCCAGTTTTGGCGCTACGACCGCCACCTGGCAGTGGTAAAGTTCCCTTGAAGTCTCCTACACTTTCCCAGACAGGGGTTACTGGaacaaatgaagaaattgaaaatgttcCAAATAACGATGATATGACAGCAACGCCAACAGTAAGTTCGCCGACATCACCCAAGCCTCCACCAGCGGCACTGAAGCCAAAATTGTCAAAGTTCATCGTGCGAAATGGCAGTGTTGGAAGCTCGGGAAGTCACGAATCTCTTCCGCCTCTTCTGGAATCTGGACCGATGGTTGATGATGAGACCACAATAGATGATACTGAAAAACTTTCATCCTCACCGTCGTCCAAAACGTCTTCTCTAGACAGAATGGACAAAGCTTCAGTTAATTCACTATCAAATTCCGACTGCCCGCCTTCACCTCCACCACCACTGTTAGATAATTCTACTAACGTTGATGAAAATCACAACGACGAAGAAGCGACTGAAGAGTCAGTAGTTAGGTCAGAAAAATTAGAAACACTtaaagaaaaattcaatttgaagttGAAAAAGAATGAGAGGATTTTGAAAGCTCGTTCCATGATGGATTTAGATCGAGACGCAGATAACGAAGAACCTCTCCCTCCACCCCCGTCCCCGCCTCCTTCTCCTCCCGCAGAAACGGAAAGTAACGGAGATTTTCCAATCGAAGAGACTAAAAAGTGCAAAAAACGTAAAGGATCAGTGAAGGCACGCCCTTCGTCCCTTGTTATTGATGTTTGa
- the LOC120346216 gene encoding uncharacterized protein LOC120346216 isoform X2, whose translation MEDKKTKGTRTVIPAANSFENPDAAGWVYKLINEGFMRKRWRKRYCVLSNGVLYLYEQQKSDGTEKTCSTVNLKHYAECVKAPRKQCKKSPNTVVIEPIKKKEDKTESTKNSKQINREFLYTETPEDQEKWLAKLKESLSMTNIGGDSKLKHITKTRARPPRGGGGNRRPPTKQHLKERAMMSEVSLDSQEAETANSESIKKRGNIPVLALRPPPGSGKVPLKSPTLSQTGVTGTNEEIENVPNNDDMTATPTVSSPTSPKPPPAALKPKLSKFIVRNGSVGSSGSHESLPPLLESGPMVDDETTIDDTEKLSSSPSSKTSSLDRMDKASVNSLSNSDCPPSPPPPLLDNSTNVDENHNDEEATEESVVRSEKLETLKEKFNLKLKKNERILKARSMMDLDRDADNEEPLPPPPSPPPSPPAETESNGDFPIEETKKCKKRKGSVKARPSSLVIDV comes from the exons ATGGAGGATAAAAAGACAAAGGGAACCAGAACT GTTATACCGGCAGCGAACTCATTTGAAAATCCCGATGCTGCAGGATGggtttataaattaataaacgAAGGTTTCATGAGAAAGCGTTGGCGTAAAAGATACTGTGTACTTTCCAACGGAGTTCTTTATTTATATGAGCAACaa aaatcgGACGGCACTGAAAAAACATGCAGCACTGTGAACCTAAAACATTACGCAGAATGTGTAAAAGCTCCGAGAAAGCAATGTAAGAAAAGTCCGAATACCGTAGTTATTGAACCAATAAAAAAGAAAGAAGATAAGACGGAATCAACAAAGAATTCCAAACAA ATAAACCGCGAATTTTTGTACACTGAAACACCTGAGGATCAGGAAAAATGGCTTGCCAAGCTAAAAGAATCATTGTCGATGACAAATATT GGCGGAGATTCTAAGTTAAAACATATAACAAAAACAAGAGCACGGCCACCAAGAGGCGGAGGAGGAAATAGACGTCCACCAACTAAACAACATCTCAAAGAGagg GCAATGATGTCAGAAGTGTCTTTAGATTCCCAAGAAGCTGAGACTGCAAATAGCG aatcaaTCAAAAAGCGAGGAAATATTCCAGTTTTGGCGCTACGACCGCCACCTGGCAGTGGTAAAGTTCCCTTGAAGTCTCCTACACTTTCCCAGACAGGGGTTACTGGaacaaatgaagaaattgaaaatgttcCAAATAACGATGATATGACAGCAACGCCAACAGTAAGTTCGCCGACATCACCCAAGCCTCCACCAGCGGCACTGAAGCCAAAATTGTCAAAGTTCATCGTGCGAAATGGCAGTGTTGGAAGCTCGGGAAGTCACGAATCTCTTCCGCCTCTTCTGGAATCTGGACCGATGGTTGATGATGAGACCACAATAGATGATACTGAAAAACTTTCATCCTCACCGTCGTCCAAAACGTCTTCTCTAGACAGAATGGACAAAGCTTCAGTTAATTCACTATCAAATTCCGACTGCCCGCCTTCACCTCCACCACCACTGTTAGATAATTCTACTAACGTTGATGAAAATCACAACGACGAAGAAGCGACTGAAGAGTCAGTAGTTAGGTCAGAAAAATTAGAAACACTtaaagaaaaattcaatttgaagttGAAAAAGAATGAGAGGATTTTGAAAGCTCGTTCCATGATGGATTTAGATCGAGACGCAGATAACGAAGAACCTCTCCCTCCACCCCCGTCCCCGCCTCCTTCTCCTCCCGCAGAAACGGAAAGTAACGGAGATTTTCCAATCGAAGAGACTAAAAAGTGCAAAAAACGTAAAGGATCAGTGAAGGCACGCCCTTCGTCCCTTGTTATTGATGTTTGa